A single region of the Streptomyces vilmorinianum genome encodes:
- a CDS encoding MFS transporter → MSALEPRDADVAPTAVAAPTGGGSVLDREHRALSVGIVSVVLLIAFEATAVGTAMPVAARELDGIPLYAFAFSAYFTTSLFAMVLSGQWSDRSGPLAPLTAGITAFAAGLLLSGTAGAMWLFILGRAVQGLGGGLVIVALYVVVGRAYREALRPAIMAAFAASWVVPSVIGPLASGTVTEHLGWRWVFVGIPVLVVFPLALALPAIRRTASGPADPDAPLPSYDRRRIRLALGISAGAGLLQYAGQELRWLSLLPAVAGAALLVPAVRGLLPRGTYRAARGLPSVVLLRGIAAGSFIAAESFVPLMLVTQRGLSPTLAGLSLAVGGATWAFGSYLQSRPWTEPYRERLVVVGMVLVAASIAAAPSVLLPSVPVWVVAVAWGFGCLGMGMVIASTSVLLLKLSAPEEAGANSAALQISDGLSNVLLLAAGGAAFAALGGGAVGHATASAEGGAHPLAFAAVFLPMAGVAAVGAWVATRLRVR, encoded by the coding sequence ATGAGCGCCCTTGAGCCGCGCGACGCCGACGTCGCGCCCACCGCCGTCGCCGCCCCCACCGGCGGCGGTTCCGTGCTCGATCGGGAGCATCGGGCGCTCAGTGTCGGGATCGTCTCCGTCGTTCTGCTCATCGCCTTCGAGGCGACCGCCGTCGGGACCGCCATGCCCGTCGCGGCGCGGGAGCTGGACGGGATTCCGCTGTACGCCTTCGCGTTCTCCGCGTACTTCACCACCAGCCTCTTCGCCATGGTCCTGTCCGGGCAGTGGTCCGACCGCAGCGGGCCCCTCGCCCCGCTCACCGCCGGTATCACCGCCTTCGCCGCCGGGCTGCTGCTCTCCGGGACCGCCGGTGCCATGTGGCTGTTCATCCTCGGCCGGGCCGTGCAGGGGCTCGGCGGGGGGCTGGTGATCGTGGCGCTGTACGTCGTGGTCGGCCGGGCGTACAGGGAAGCGCTGCGGCCCGCGATCATGGCCGCGTTCGCGGCGAGCTGGGTCGTGCCCTCGGTGATCGGGCCGCTCGCCTCCGGGACCGTCACCGAGCACCTGGGGTGGCGCTGGGTCTTCGTCGGGATACCCGTCCTCGTCGTCTTCCCGCTCGCCCTCGCCCTCCCCGCGATACGCCGCACCGCGTCCGGGCCCGCCGATCCGGACGCGCCGCTCCCGTCGTACGACCGGCGGCGGATCCGGCTCGCGCTCGGGATCTCGGCCGGGGCGGGGCTGCTGCAGTACGCGGGGCAGGAGCTGCGCTGGCTCTCCCTGCTTCCGGCGGTGGCGGGCGCGGCGCTGCTGGTGCCCGCCGTACGCGGGCTGCTGCCGCGCGGTACGTACCGGGCCGCGCGGGGCCTGCCGTCCGTCGTGCTGCTCCGCGGGATCGCGGCGGGGTCCTTCATCGCCGCGGAGTCGTTCGTGCCGCTCATGCTCGTCACCCAGCGGGGGCTCAGCCCCACGCTCGCCGGCCTCTCGCTCGCCGTCGGCGGCGCGACCTGGGCGTTCGGCTCCTACCTCCAGTCCCGGCCGTGGACGGAGCCGTACCGGGAACGGCTCGTCGTGGTCGGCATGGTGCTCGTCGCGGCGTCGATCGCGGCCGCGCCGAGCGTGCTGCTGCCGAGCGTGCCGGTGTGGGTGGTCGCGGTGGCCTGGGGGTTCGGGTGCCTGGGCATGGGCATGGTGATCGCCTCGACGAGCGTGCTGCTGCTGAAGCTCTCGGCCCCGGAGGAGGCGGGCGCGAACTCGGCGGCCCTGCAGATCTCGGACGGCCTGTCGAACGTACTGCTGCTCGCGGCCGGCGGCGCCGCGTTCGCCGCGCTCGGAGGGGGCGCGGTGGGCCACGCGACCGCCTCCGCCGAGGGCGGCGCGCACCCCTTGGCGTTCGCGGCCGTGTTCCTGCCGATGGCGGGGGTGGCGGCGGTGGGGGCGTGGGTGGCGACGCGGCTTCGGGTGCGTTGA
- a CDS encoding type II toxin-antitoxin system death-on-curing family toxin: MTTTDRRTRFLTVADVTGIARIAFAGEGVPELRAPGLLESAVHRPRARMFGQSAYADLHEQAAALLHAVATNHPFVDGNKRAAWLSAATFLAVNGVDLADVDHDSAYDLVIDVASGELGDIPGIAEQLRGL, from the coding sequence ATGACCACGACCGACCGCCGGACGCGTTTCCTCACCGTTGCCGACGTCACCGGGATCGCCCGGATCGCCTTCGCCGGCGAGGGTGTTCCGGAGCTGAGAGCGCCTGGGCTCCTGGAGTCCGCCGTGCACCGGCCGCGCGCCCGGATGTTCGGGCAGAGCGCGTACGCGGACCTGCACGAGCAGGCCGCCGCGCTGCTCCACGCCGTCGCCACGAACCACCCCTTCGTCGACGGGAACAAGCGCGCGGCCTGGCTCTCGGCAGCCACCTTCCTCGCGGTCAACGGCGTCGATCTCGCCGACGTGGACCACGACTCCGCATACGACCTGGTCATCGACGTGGCCAGTGGAGAGTTGGGGGACATTCCGGGCATCGCGGAGCAGCTCAGGGGGCTGTGA
- a CDS encoding DEAD/DEAH box helicase encodes MTTTATSSHHLSPAFPGRAPWGTANKLRAWQQGAMEKYLQEQPRDFLAVATPGAGKTTFALTLASWLLHHHVVQQVTVVAPTEHLKKQWAAAAARIGIKLDPDYSAGPLSKEYQGVAITYAGVGVRPMLHRNRCEQRKTLVILDEIHHAGDSKSWGEACLEAFDPATRRLALTGTPFRSDTNPIPFVTYEEGNDGIRRSSADYTYGYGNALGDGVVRPVIFLSYSGNMRWRTKAGDEIAARLGEPMTKDAISQAWRTALDPRGDWMPNVLRAADQRLTEVRKSIPDAGGLVIASDQDSARAYAKLIREITGTKATVVLSDDAGASNRIDEFSENNDRWMVAVRMVSEGVDVPRLSVGVYATTISTPLFFAQAVGRFVRSRRRGETASVFLPTIPSLLGFANEMEVERDHVLDKPKKDGEEDPYAESEKEMAEAERQQDEDTGEQDMLPFEALESDAVFDRVLYNSAEFGMQAHPGSEEEQDYLGIPGLLEPDQVQLLLQKRQARQIAHSRKKPDSEADLLELPAERRPVVSHKELLELRKQLNTMVGAYVHQSGKPHGVIHTELRRVCGGPPSAEATAGQIRERIKKVQEWATRMR; translated from the coding sequence GTGACTACCACCGCCACCTCCTCCCATCACCTCTCTCCCGCCTTCCCCGGCCGGGCCCCCTGGGGCACCGCCAACAAGCTGCGAGCCTGGCAGCAGGGCGCCATGGAGAAGTACCTCCAGGAGCAGCCCCGCGACTTCCTCGCGGTCGCGACCCCCGGCGCCGGAAAGACCACCTTCGCGCTGACCCTCGCGTCCTGGCTGCTGCACCACCACGTCGTGCAGCAGGTCACGGTCGTCGCCCCCACCGAGCACCTGAAGAAGCAGTGGGCCGCCGCGGCGGCCCGGATAGGGATCAAGCTCGACCCCGATTACAGCGCCGGGCCGCTCAGCAAGGAGTACCAGGGCGTCGCCATCACCTACGCCGGTGTCGGCGTACGGCCCATGCTTCACCGCAACCGCTGCGAGCAGCGCAAGACCCTGGTCATCCTCGACGAGATCCACCACGCCGGTGACTCCAAGTCCTGGGGCGAGGCCTGCCTGGAGGCCTTCGACCCGGCGACGCGCCGGCTCGCCCTGACCGGTACGCCCTTCCGCTCCGACACGAACCCCATTCCGTTCGTCACGTACGAGGAGGGGAACGACGGCATCCGGCGGTCGTCGGCGGACTATACGTACGGCTACGGAAACGCCCTCGGCGACGGTGTCGTCCGGCCCGTCATCTTCCTCTCCTACAGCGGCAACATGCGCTGGCGGACCAAGGCCGGTGACGAGATCGCCGCCCGTCTCGGCGAGCCCATGACCAAGGACGCGATCTCCCAGGCCTGGCGCACCGCCCTCGACCCCCGCGGCGACTGGATGCCGAACGTCCTGCGCGCCGCCGACCAGCGGCTGACCGAGGTCCGCAAGTCCATCCCCGACGCGGGCGGCCTCGTCATCGCCTCCGACCAGGACTCGGCCCGCGCGTACGCCAAGCTGATCCGCGAGATCACCGGCACCAAGGCCACCGTCGTCCTCTCCGACGACGCCGGCGCCTCGAACCGCATCGACGAGTTCAGCGAGAACAACGACCGCTGGATGGTCGCCGTCCGCATGGTGTCCGAGGGCGTCGACGTTCCCCGCCTCTCCGTCGGCGTCTACGCGACCACGATCTCCACCCCCCTCTTCTTCGCGCAGGCCGTCGGCCGTTTCGTACGTTCGCGCAGGCGCGGCGAGACCGCCTCCGTGTTCCTTCCCACGATCCCCAGCCTCCTCGGCTTCGCCAACGAGATGGAGGTCGAGCGCGACCACGTCCTCGACAAGCCGAAGAAGGACGGCGAGGAGGACCCGTACGCCGAGTCCGAGAAGGAGATGGCGGAGGCCGAGCGGCAGCAGGACGAGGACACCGGCGAGCAGGACATGCTGCCCTTCGAGGCCCTGGAGTCCGACGCCGTCTTCGACCGCGTGCTGTACAACAGCGCCGAGTTCGGGATGCAGGCCCACCCGGGCAGCGAGGAGGAGCAGGACTACCTCGGGATCCCCGGGCTCCTCGAACCCGACCAGGTGCAGCTGCTCCTCCAGAAGCGGCAGGCCCGCCAGATCGCGCACAGCCGCAAGAAGCCCGACAGCGAGGCGGATCTGCTGGAGCTTCCGGCCGAGCGGCGGCCTGTCGTTTCGCACAAGGAGCTGCTCGAGCTGCGGAAGCAGCTCAACACCATGGTCGGCGCGTACGTCCACCAGAGCGGCAAGCCGCACGGCGTCATCCACACCGAGCTGCGGCGGGTGTGCGGCGGACCGCCGAGCGCGGAGGCGACGGCCGGGCAGATCCGCGAGCGGATCAAGAAGGTGCAGGAGTGGGCCACCCGGATGCGGTGA
- a CDS encoding IclR family transcriptional regulator: protein MTAETSQTLDRGLRVLKLLADTDHGLTVTELSNKLGVNRTVVYRLLATLEQHALVRRDLGGRARVGLGVLRLGRQVHPLVREAALPALRSLAEDIGATAHLTLVDGAEALAVAVVEPTWTDYHVAYRAGFRHPLDRGAAGRAILAARQGSLIDPGFMLTHGELEAGASGAAAPLVGITGLEGSVGVVMLADAVPERVGPRVVDAAREVADALR, encoded by the coding sequence GTGACCGCGGAAACCTCCCAGACGCTCGACAGGGGACTCAGAGTCCTCAAACTGCTCGCCGACACGGACCACGGCCTGACCGTCACCGAGTTGTCCAACAAACTCGGGGTCAACAGGACCGTCGTCTACCGTCTGCTCGCGACACTCGAACAGCACGCGCTCGTACGGCGTGACCTGGGCGGCCGCGCCCGGGTCGGGCTCGGCGTGCTGCGGCTGGGCCGCCAGGTCCATCCGCTGGTACGGGAGGCGGCGCTGCCCGCGCTGCGCTCGCTCGCCGAGGACATAGGGGCGACCGCCCATCTGACCCTCGTCGACGGGGCGGAGGCGCTGGCGGTCGCGGTCGTCGAACCGACCTGGACCGACTACCACGTGGCCTACCGCGCCGGTTTCCGGCACCCGCTGGACCGGGGCGCCGCGGGCCGCGCCATCCTCGCGGCCCGGCAGGGCAGCCTGATCGACCCCGGCTTCATGCTCACCCACGGCGAGCTGGAGGCGGGCGCGAGCGGCGCCGCGGCGCCGCTGGTCGGCATCACGGGGCTGGAGGGCAGCGTCGGTGTGGTGATGCTCGCGGACGCGGTGCCGGAGAGGGTGGGGCCCAGGGTCGTCGACGCGGCACGGGAAGTCGCCGACGCGTTGCGGTAG